The genomic segment CCTATCAGTATTCGGCGGAAACTCGCCCGGACTTTGTCGCTCCGATTTATCTCGCGTTGGGGCCTGTGAAGCCTGCTGAAGTGCCGAAAGATGCTCCTCCAATGTTTATCGTGGCGGCAACAGACGATCAACTGGGATTAGCTCCGGATAGTGTTACGATTTACAACCAGTGGACTGCTGCCAAGAAATCCGCCGAAATGCATTTGTATTCCAAAGGCGGTCACGGCTTCGGAATGCGGCGGCAAAACCTGCCGTCGGATCAATGGATTGATCGGTTTGGCGACTGGTTGGCGGCTCAGGGATTGTTGAAGAAGTAGCTTGCAAACTTGGGAGAAGATTGAATGACAAAACATTGTTTGCATCGTCTGGCAGGCTTAATGCTCGGAGCGGCTGTTGTGATCCATTGTTCGATCAGCGCCGAAGCTCGCGTCACCAAAATTGTGATTGAAGAAAAGCAGTCCCCCGTCAGCAACGGCAAATCCTTTGGCGATGTCGGCCAATACGAAATGCTGACCGGTAAGGCGTATGGAGAACTCGATCCCAAAGACCCGCACAACACAATCATCACGGACATTCAGTTCGCTCCGCGCAATGCGCAGGGAATGGTGGAATACGTGGCGACGTTCATGATGTTGAAACCGATTGATCTGTCCAAATCAAACGGCGTGTTGATTTATGCTGTGCCGAATCGCGGCAATCGCATCCTGAGCAGCGGGTTTAGCGTCGCGGGCGAATCCGGCGAAGAGTTTTTCTTAAACCGTGGTTACATCATTCTGTTTAGCGGTTGGCAAGGCGATTTAACTCCGCGCCCGGGTTTTGAAACCGTTAGCGTGCCGATTGCCAAAAACCCGGACGGTTCCAGCATTACGGGAACCGTGCTGGCTCGCTTCAGCAACATGGCCGCTGGAACCACTACGTTGCCACTTCCGGTTGCGCATACCGCCGCCAGTTTGGACACAACAAAAGCATTGCTGACTCGGCGCGCTTCGGAAGACGGCGCGATCATTCCACTGGCAAGCTCCGATTGGGCGTTTGCCGATTGCGGCAAAATGGCTTTTCCCGGCACTCCCGACGCCAACAAAGTCTGCTTAAAAAGCGGGTTTGATCCGGCATTTCTGTACGAACTGACTTATACGGCCAAAGATCCGCTGGTATTGGGAATCGGCTTTGCGGCGACCCGAGACATCACGACGTTCTTTCGCCGCTCGGTTGCAGACGATGCCGGAACTCCCAACCCAATTGCCGGCCGTACAACACACGCCATTGCGCAGGGGATTTCACAATCCGGCAATTTCATCAAAACGTTCATCCATCTGGGGTTCAATCAGGACGAAGCCAATCGAATCGTCTGGGACGGCGCAAACGACCACATCGCCGGTCGGCAAATGGCCTTGAACATTCGCTTTGCCTATCCAAGCGGCGCAGCCAGCTTGTACGAACCCGGCAGCGAAGCCGTATTGTGGTGGGGAAAATATGATGATGCGATGCGTGGCAGGAAACCGGCGACGATGCTTGACCGTTGCAGCTTCACAAAAACTTGTCCCAGGATTTTTGAAACCTTCGGTTCGGCGGAGTTTTGGGGATTGCGAATGTCGCCGAATCTGGTTGGCACAAAAGCCGATCTGGACATTCCGCTTCCCTCGAATGTTCGCCGGTACTACTTCCCTGGCACAACCCACGGGGGCGGGCGAGGCGGTTTCAATGTGGAAGCCGCAACTCAAACTACAAACGCGGGAACGTGCGAACTTCCCAATAACAACAATCCGCAATCGGATACCATGCGAGCATTGTTAGTGGCATTGACGGATTGGGTTGTCAAAGACATTGCGCCTCCCCCCAGCCGTTACCCGCGTCTGGATCAAAATCAACTGGTTTGGCCGCGCGCTATCACAATGGGCTTTCCAGCCATTCCTAGCTTCCCGCTACCGGACAATTTGTTAAACCCGCATTACGATTACGATTTCGGCGCGGAGTTTCACTACAACGACTTGTCGGGCGTGCTGGCGACGCAACCGCCCATCATCAGGCGGTCGCTGCCGGTTCTGGTTCCCAAAGTGGACGCCGACGGCAATGAAACCAGCGGAATTGCGTCTGCGTTGCACCAAGCTCCGCTGGGAACTTATCTGGGTTGGAACGTCACGCGTAGCGGGTTTTACAAGGGGAGGGTTTGTGGGTTTGCTGGCGGTTTCATTCCCTTCGCCAAAACCAAAGCTGAACGGGAAGCTGCGGGCGATCCGCGACCATCATTGGAAGAGCGCTACCACGATCACGCGGGATATGTGATTGCAGTCAAAGCAGCGGTCAGGCGATTGTCACAGCAAAAATTCCTGTTGCCGGAAGATGCTGAGCGATTGATTCGAGAAGCCGAGGCTGGCAATGTCTTGCGTTAAAAACAGAACCGCCCGCGAACTCTGCATTTCGGCGGAATTCGCGGGCGGTCTTTCTCCCAGCTTAGCCTTTATCAAATCACAAAGTTTAGTTTCCTGGTGGTTTTTCGCCTTGTTTGCGAAGCGTTGGACGCTCTTTCGGCTCAGCAGATTCCGTGCTGCTGCCATCTGAATTTTCGCCCGGCGCTCCCGGCTGACGACGCTTCAATGTTGGACGCTTGCTGTCGGCTTCGGTCGCTCCGCCGCGTCCACCAGTTGCGCGTGCATTGGTGATCGAAATCAAACGGTTTTTGACTTGCTGAAATTCCGAAGTATTGATCGTGTATTCGCTACGTTCCGGGAATCGCGCAATCAAGGAATTCACGCGCTCAATCCGGTCGCCAACCACCGGATGTGTGCTGAAGATTTTGTTGATCGTGCCCGGCTTTTTCTTTTCCTGCGCTTGCAGTTTTTCAAAGAAAGTCGCCATCGCATGCGGGTCATACCCGGTCGCCCACAGATATTGCACGCCCAGCATATCGGCTTCGTATTCGGCATTGCGGCTGAACTTCAAAAACCCGACCGGAATGAAAATGCTGGCGGCCTGACGCGCTCCAAAACCACCCCAACCACCGACAAAAATCAGCGGCAAGGTGCTCCAGTTGACGATTTCGCCTTTGGAAGCTTGCTCGACGCCGTGACGCGCGGCAACGTGAGCGATTTCATGCGCCATCGGCCCGGCCAATTCGGCTTCGTTGTCCGCCGCTAAAATCAACCCCTTGTTGACGTAGAAAAATCCGCCCGGCAACGCGAACGCGTTCACTTCGTCAGCGTCAACCACTTTGATGGTGAAGGGAACTTTGGCGTCTGAATGCAGCACTAGATTCTGACCAACCTTGTTGATGTATTCGACGATGATGGGGTCTTCAACCAGTTTGGCGGAACGATCCACTTCCTGAGCAAACTGACGGCCTACGCCGACCTCTTTGTCTATCGAATAAAAGTTGATCTGGTGTTTATTGATGTTCCGCTTGCCGATCAATTCGGGATTTTCGTTTTCATCAAGCGGTTCTGTTTTTGCGGAAGCGGTTTGTTTTGCAGGTGTGGCGGAAGGCTTGGCGGAACTGTTTTGAGCGATGGCAGGGCTGGCAAGCAGCAGAAAGCTCATTGCAATTCCGACCTGCCTGCATCCTGAGAGCATTTCTTTCGATAACTTCATTGCTAAATCTCCTTACCGAAATCGGTTTTTGAATCAGTCAGCCCGGCGTCGCGGCACAGGCGCTACTGCCGGTTTTCAAGCAACAGGCAGTTTGGTTGGCTGTATTCAAGCATCGAATTTATGTGTGTTCTACCTTGAAGCGGGCGCATTATACTCAGCATTAATGTTTCCCGCCTCAACTTTGTAATTAATCTTTTTTCAATGGGATTCATCTCATTTTCGGGAAAAATCGAGTACGCGAACGCGATGCGCTTCGCTGTCTCAGATAAAAATGTTACCAGTTTGATCCACAAAGACCCCGTGCGAGCCGGCCATCGCTCTTTCCGGTGAATCTTTCTATGCCGCTATCCTCTCGCCGGTTCCGGAGATGGATAAAGGCAGGATTGACCACCTTAGATGACTGCCATAAGATTCGCGCCATTCATATCTGGTGTGACTTTTTCCGACCTGGCAAAACTTTTTTTTCTGACCGAAACCCATGAAAGAAACCAAGGAACAATTGAAGGAACGAACCCAAAAAATCATTCGCGCATTGAGGAAAACCTATCCTGAAGCTACCTGTGCGCTGAATCATTCCAACCCGGTCGAACTGTTAATCGCCACAATTCTATCCGCACAATGCACGGATGAACGCGTCAACCTTGTCACGGCAACGCTGTTTCGCAAATACCCCACTGTGGCCGATTATGCCAATGCCGATCCGGCAGAACTTGAAAAAGACATCAGTTCGGTGAATTTCTTCCGCAACAAAGCCAGGTCTATTCAGACGACTGCCAAGTTGTTGCTGGAAAAACATAAGGGCGAATTGCCCAGGACGCTGGAAGAACTGACGCAACTTGCTGGCGTCGGTCGCAAAACCGCCAACGTTGTTTTGGGTACGGCTTTTGGGATTCCCACCGGTGTTGTCGTAGACACACACGTCGCCCGCCTGACGCAACTGCTTGGCCTGACAAAAAACAAAGACGCCGAAAAGATTGAACAAGATTTGATGGAGTTGGTGCCGAAAAAGGAATGGATTGATTTTTCGCACCGGCTGATCTGGCACGGTCGCCGTGTTTGCAAAGCGCGCAAACCAAATTGTGCCGAATGCTCACTGGAACCTCTCTGCCCATCCTCTTTACTGAAAAGCGCACAAAAAAAGTAGCGCAACTTGCCAAAGTTGCGCCAGATCCTTGAGGTGCACATGGTCAGGCCAGAGCAACCTTGGCAGGTTGCTCTGGCCTTGCGCCAGCGGGCAAATTCACTTCCAGCAATTCAAGCCCTTCGCTTGCTCGCAGTGTGAATTCCATCGCGG from the Acidobacteriota bacterium genome contains:
- a CDS encoding M48 family metalloprotease, producing MKLSKEMLSGCRQVGIAMSFLLLASPAIAQNSSAKPSATPAKQTASAKTEPLDENENPELIGKRNINKHQINFYSIDKEVGVGRQFAQEVDRSAKLVEDPIIVEYINKVGQNLVLHSDAKVPFTIKVVDADEVNAFALPGGFFYVNKGLILAADNEAELAGPMAHEIAHVAARHGVEQASKGEIVNWSTLPLIFVGGWGGFGARQAASIFIPVGFLKFSRNAEYEADMLGVQYLWATGYDPHAMATFFEKLQAQEKKKPGTINKIFSTHPVVGDRIERVNSLIARFPERSEYTINTSEFQQVKNRLISITNARATGGRGGATEADSKRPTLKRRQPGAPGENSDGSSTESAEPKERPTLRKQGEKPPGN
- the nth gene encoding endonuclease III — protein: MKETKEQLKERTQKIIRALRKTYPEATCALNHSNPVELLIATILSAQCTDERVNLVTATLFRKYPTVADYANADPAELEKDISSVNFFRNKARSIQTTAKLLLEKHKGELPRTLEELTQLAGVGRKTANVVLGTAFGIPTGVVVDTHVARLTQLLGLTKNKDAEKIEQDLMELVPKKEWIDFSHRLIWHGRRVCKARKPNCAECSLEPLCPSSLLKSAQKK